Proteins from one Salvelinus namaycush isolate Seneca chromosome 34, SaNama_1.0, whole genome shotgun sequence genomic window:
- the LOC120028613 gene encoding P2Y purinoceptor 1-like, giving the protein MTTDLSLTSLLNVSDLHNVTRGGCSLTRTGFQFYYLPTVYILVFITGLVGNSLAIWMFVYHMRPWSSISVYMFNLALADFCYVLSLPFLIFYYFNKTDWIFGDVLCRLQRFIFHVNLYGSILFLTCISVHRYTGVVHPLKSLGRLKKKNAVLTSALVWVVVIAGISPILYYSRTGEKRNATTCYDTTTEDELPGYFIYSMCLTVFGFCIPFLLILGCYGMIVKELVCNDMNNAPLRRKSIHLVIIVLAVFAMSYLPFHVMKNLNMRARLYFQVPDMCAFNNCVYATYQVTRGLASLNSCVDPVLYFLAGDTFRRKFSRATQKQSKKGEGLPLQSKSEETVLNSLPEYVKNGDGQL; this is encoded by the coding sequence ATGACGACTGATCTAAGCCTGACGTCCCTCCTGAATGTGTCTGATCTCCACAACGTGACGCGGGGGGGATGTTCCTTGACCAGAACAGGATTCCAGTTCTACTATCTACCCACCGTGTACATCCTGGTGTTCATCACCGGCCTGGTGGGGAACAGTCTGGCCATCTGGATGTTTGTCTACCACATGAGACCCTGGAGCAGCATCTCTGTGTACATGTTCAACCTGGCTCTGGCCGACTTCTGCTACGTCCTCTCCTTGCCCTTCCTCATCTTCTACTACTTTAATAAGACAGACTGGATATTCGGGGACGTTCTCTGCCGACTGCAGAGGTTTATATTCCATGTCAATCTGTACGGCAGCATCCTGTTTCTGACCTGTATCAGTGTCCACAGGTACACAGGAGTCGTCCACCCGCTCAAGTCTCTGGGAAGACTCAAGAAGAAGAACGCCGTGCTGACCAGCGCCCTGGTCTGGGTCGTGGTCATAGCGGGgatctctcccatcctctactaCTCTCGGACGGGGGAGAAACGTAACGCCACCACGTGTTACGACACGACCACGGAGGATGAGCTGCCTGGTTACTTTATCTATAGCATGTGTTTGACCGTCTTCGGTTTCTGCATCCCTTTCCTTCTCATCCTGGGTTGCTATGGGATGATCGTCAAGGAGCTGGTCTGTAACGACATGAACAACGCGCCGTTACGGCGTAAGTCCATCCACCTGGTGATTATCGTGCTGGCCGTGTTCGCTATGTCCTACCTGCCCTTTCACGTGATGAAGAACCTGAACATGAGAGCCAGGCTGTACTTCCAGGTCCCGGACATGTGTGCCTTTAATAACTGCGTTTACGCCACCTACCAGGTGACGCGGGGGCTGGCCAGCCTCAACAGCTGTGTGGACCCGGTCCTCTACTTCCTGGCTGGTGACACGTTCAGGAGAAAGTTCTCCAGAGCTACTCAAAAACAATCCAAGAAGGGGGAGGGGCTCCCACTGCAGTCCAAGAGTGAAGAGACGGTGCTCAACAGCCTGCCGGAGTATGTCAAGAACGGGGATGGGCAGCTTTGA